TTCTTTGACCAGGTTAACCAacaaaatttagcatataatttACAATTGAATTTGAGCATTAGGAGGCCATTTTTATCGAAAAACATAATTACAAgtcatttttaatattctacTCAAAACAGGTTCCAACAATCCTGCCTTACCATTAAACAACGATGTATAAATAATCTCAGAGTTTGATTTgagaataaaattaaacaacaaagaaTGTTACATGTTTTATTTAGAACATCTTAAAAAAGGAAATACATCAATATGTACGACATATACACTCTTTACACTGTGGATCCCAGTAAACACTTCTAGCCTTAGGCCTACTCTggacatgtttaatttgtttaactGCCTTCCTCACTCTCTGCTCAAACACTTTCCAATCTATAGTATTGTTCTTTATGAAGATATCAACCAGTCTCCGCTTATTTGGGTGTATTGTAGGCATCCTCCCTCCGCCATAGTATATTCGATGCCTAGATTTCAAAGATGACAATTGGCTACCAGAGTCCGTTATGGCAAATGTATCAACTGCAGTGTAGGCAAAGAAGTCCATTGCTGCCAGCTACAATTGAAAGGTCATAATATGTCATTGCACTCGCACCAAGTATAATAGTAACCAACATTGATAAGAGCATAGAAAACCATTTTTCCTAATCTTACTAGTGTTAGAGAAGctatataaaaagtattaatataataatttccaAATATTTAACTTGGTTATTTCATAGTTTATATCATTGATAGGAGACTGCATGAAAACAATCCGAAAACAAGCATTGGCAGCTTGAACATAGTGAAAAGAGCTAATgccaaaataattttgaaagctcaaattttggaaaagacCAACAGCCGAAGGACCAACAACTCATCAATGCAACAATAGCAAAACCTACACTTTTCATTAAACAGGAAGTGGATATACCGCATTGTTACCTGAGATGAGAAATTCTTAAAAGGTTCAAGTTCGATGGATGAAAGCAAATTCTCTCTGGTAACTAAATTAGTTAAGGATACAAGCTTGTCAAAGCAACTAATATTGATGTCCCTCCAGATATTTGTGCCCCTGCGACATATATTTGAGTCTTACGATTGAAACCTAGAGCAGCAAGCATAAGTATAGCTTCTTCTGGTGTTAATGGACATAACCCTTCAGATCTGAGCATGGCAGGAGAAGGTAACCTGAAGCAAGTAAAACAGTTGGCTTCGATATAAAGCAATATTTTGCATGCTTCTTCTCCAAATTCAAAAGGAATGATGTGGCATAAATTTCACTTCATCATTGGAATTCTCcctttttcaaattatattcaatCAACATGAACAAAGAAATTACAAAAGCAATAAAGgaaaaccattaaaaaattaaatttatataccaTATGGAGTGCTGGTATACAAATTAAACACTTCATTTCAACATAAAACACCCAAAAAGATCAGTTTTtcttaaacataattaataatcaAGACCTACCAAACAAGAGAAACCATGGAATTCCCACAAAAATAAATACCCTTTtgttttaaactgaaaaaaaaaaactttgattcTAAGAAAACTAAACAACACAAAATGACATAAACCCAAATTAGAAATAGGTCTAATTTTAAATGGCATTCAAAGAAAAGAACATGCAATGCAAGAAATCAACTCAAAACAGTAATCCATAGCTAATACAAGAAGAATGCGaaaatccaatataaaaataaaaacccaagaGAAGAAAACTCACCAAAGAAAATCCATGAAAAATAGATAATGTTCGACATTGCTAGATCCCTCAAACGGATCTCAAGATCTTCAAAAACAATAACAACGAAAGAGAGAAAGGGTTTACCTTGAAGGAGGTTGCGATGACGGGGAGGAATGCTAGTGGCCAGAGGCAAAGCAAGCAAGCAAGGGAGGCTGAGACTGAGAGGGGCTATCAGGGTGAGTGAAAGGGTTTCAGACGTAAAAAAGTAAGGAGGGTAAAAATGAAACCTTGGGCACGGAATCACCCATTCAGGGCACGGAAAAGGTCTGTTGTTTATTCCCTGAATAAGCCCTTATTCAAAATGGGCGATAGTGCATTCCACTCAACCAAACAATGGTTTAGTGGTGAGCTTGCTGAATTGGGCCGTAATACATTCAGAAGTCGGGCAACCAAACACGGTTTTAAAAAGTAACACAAATTATAACAAACAAGCACAAATCATCCACTAACGTTAAAAGATGACTAATTTCCATTTCAAACCTTGAATAATTACTATTTAGCCTTTTTagccattaaaaataaataatgattaatttttacgatttttatgatttagtccttgtaccttaattaaccactaattcaacaaaattacctaaccaaattttaattcacttataaaataactttaaatatttatgggttTCAGTTTACAGAAACGAGGTCTACTTTattttctgacaccactaactTTAAGGTCAAAACACTTCCACCTTAACTACTAACCATTCCATAAAATTTCTAGACTGAAATTTCATATAGCATTGCAataaactcgtaaatattaaataatattatttactgACTCGCTAAtcaaaaaatatgattttgaaaccactatttctggcATCATtaaaaaccgggttgttacaggTGATGTTGCGACTTCCAATGGGTGGTGTCATAACTTTAAACAGTAGCCAACTTTCTAACCTaaggaccaatttgtaaaactttctAACATTATAGTGTCGACATTGTGACATCAAACAGGGGATGTTGCAAAAAGATAGCTTGGTGTTGCGACATTCAAGGTGTGAAGTAGCGACATTCACAATAGACCTCTAAGGTCTAATTTCCATACATATCCAAGCTAACATAAGACCACATTGGTTGGAAATAAGGCCCCAACTTGACCATTCCCATACCTAAAATAGTTCATTAtacaaattcaattcaatcaacatCATTTTCATACATGGTCAATACCATTTACAAATAGCCACAAACAAAATACCATCATTCCCTATCAACCTATACTAATTCAAGCTTATGTCATTTTTACTTATGCAATTTGAACATAAAAAACTCACCTAACTTTGACATGGACCAAAACAATGGATAAGCTAACTATATTTCAAGCATAACCTTTAAATACTAATCCCTAAACATTCATCCATTTGATTAATCAAACTACCTCACCTTGTAACCTTTAACATGTCAAAACACACAAGATTAAGATCACTACTCATGCTAGCATTGGACATGATCAACACCAAACATTATATAAGTCATAAGCAACTTCAATTCACAAATCGATCATAATCACAATAACCATAACTAACCATTAAAAAAATGCTCAATTGCATACTAAAGTGCCCTTATATACATGCTACAACACTAGGACTAAAAATGAACATTATTCTACCGTCTTTCGATAGTGTGTGCTTCCTGTTGATCTGACTCGGCAAGTTTCACAACGTGACGATCTACAAGGGAAAGAAACAACTAAAGTAAGCATTCAAATTGCTTAGCAAGTtcaaatggaaaaatattatgtttaccTTGTTCTTATATAAGCATAATAGCAACACTTAGTTTGGTATAATGTTGGCTAGAACATGGCATTCAAAACATCAACAAGGTAAGCACATATCTATATAAATGATCATTACATGCTATAAGTAACTTAAACATACCAAGTCATATTACTTTCACATAACCTATCACAATGGCATATTGAACCATAAATCATAAGGTTATACTAATTATATATGATTCAATTCAATACCTTTTCAatcataaattataaagatgtatcatctacaattcaatccattcaaaaacatttcaaattggTTATCAAGTCCGTTTCACCACATTTccaattttccaatttcatttATATCGTTTCGCCGGATGGAACCCTAGTAAAATAGACTCGGATACACAAgtaaactacaccacaccaagtTGCTCATTTAAGCTGAATATATATCAGGTTACCCGTCTGGGGTAAACCTATATCATGACACatcatgtaacaacccgtttttcaatGATGTCGAGAATAGTGGCTTTGGGATCCCATTTTTCGATGATCGAGTCagtaaatatgattatttaatatttatgaatcatatttagtattatattaaatttttggtccagtaattttattaaacagatagttaattaaagtacaaagactaaatcgtaaaagtcgtaaaagttaatcactatagAATTCTAATTAGCTAAAGGACCAAGTGagtaattaaaccatttcttAATAGTGAATAGTGGAAAATGATGTTATCTTCCACTCACTTGAAgttaaatatgattattctttgattaattaaagtttagtttaattacttaaagtttattaagtctaatcaaagtataaaaagaaaaaataaaagaaaataaagacaCTTTCTTGTCTTTTCCATTGTCTCATAAAAAGGAAGGAAATGAAATTGGGTTTTAACATTTCTAATTTGGTCCCtcatttggtaaattttaagtcattttcttgtaaattttatgtttttgagatcctgagagcttgatttagctagcccgggaactattttgcaaaaatgttaaagtttacaaaatttcccattgttgaatattaaagcttttggtactaaattgatagattttgagcttagatatgaaaaaggactaatttgtgaagtgaaaattgttatttttgaaCATAGGGTCTAAAGTGTGAGTAATTCAAAATTAGCATAAAATCAATATGATTATAGATATTAGAGGGCTGTAGAAGGGTGGACTTGAGATCGATTTTGAAAtcaaagctcaaatttgaaagttatgacaattttgattttagggactaaattgaataaaatgtaaaacttgaaAGATTATatgataaatgaaattgaattgatatatagtTATAGTATGCTTTTAAACGATGTTTGGAATTTTTAATTGTATTGAATTATGATTTAGATCGAGATTTAAACTAATCAGAGGTTATttatggaaaagaaaaaattatgaattagtCCTTGTCACTTTATCGGTTGTTTCTTTATCAGGTAAGTGGATATggtataaatatgtttaaatctCTATGTATACCATATGGTGAATTTATGTATGCATTGATGAACATCAAAGTAAATCAATATTTACCACTAGAGGGTGAGATGAgattgggattaaattgaaaggaaaaaatatatgAGCCTACATGATGGAAAGTACCCCGATGAAACTCCGTAAATGTATCGCACACATGGTTACAAGTTGATTTCGATGATTTcgagatccaacatttgttgtggactCGAAGATACATGTGGCACAGGTTTAGCTTGGATGAGTAACACGATGTCGCTTTATAGGTTTAACCTGGACGGATATTTGATGTGTCAATAAAAGGTTTAGCCCTGATGACTAACTTGACACAAATGGATATGATTAACTCGGACGAGCATCAAATATGATTAGCACCTGTGTATTGGAATTCTTTTACGGTGTTTCATTGGGTAATTCACAAGATGCGAGATACAAATTTGAATTACAAGTTAAGTGCTTAATGATCAAATGTAGCAAAGTGTAAGACTTCGTGACAAGattgtatatacatatgtgaTTGAAAGTTGGATTAATTGAATTTCAAAGTTATGAATTGTTATGTTTAGTATTTGAAtgttatatgattgaatatgaatCAAACTCACCATGTTGTGATTGTGTTTTGTTATGTTAGGTAATTGAGTTATATACTTTAGTTTAACCTAAGTACTTGTTTTATGAGGTAAGATTACTGTTCATTacatacgagcttactaagcattctgTAATGCTTACCCCGTCACTTTTCTTTCTCCTGTAGGTTTTGACTTTCGAAACGTGTCAATCGGATCCTCGAGGATCTCACACTATCTATCTCCTGATTTGgtagattttttatttcttgaaaccggttatatgtggcatgtacttaaGGGTGTCAAGTGATTGCAATGTTAAGTATGTTTGAGCCATAAATGATCAAATTCTTATGGTAATGGAACTTTGATCATGTTCATAGTTTTGGTGCTATgttatatgtgtgtatatatatatatagtaactTGTCATATGGAATGGATGATCAGCATGAAATGGTATAGCTTAGTTGAATGGCTTCATGCATCCTTGTTATGAATTGGTGGGCATATTTGTTAGATGTTTAGAAAGATGgtatatataatatgttttagATTGATTTTGAATGGTTGAAGCGTGATAGTTAAGTTAGTATTTTGTTAGGTGATTTTGAAGTGTATTGATGCCAATTTAAGGAAAAACGAATTAAATGACTTTGGTTTGGACTAAGTAATGAGATAACATGTATTTTGAAGTGTTTTATGCAAACATGATAAGTTCTTTTAGGTATATATTGTATGCATCATGTTTTAGGCATGAAAAGGGACCAAAATGTGAGATTTTTTACCTTCTGgaaaaaagtatcgatactataGAGTGAAGTATCGGTATTTTACCAAATGAatagtattttaaaatgatataatgtcaatttggtatcgatacccgtataaagtatcgatacttaatcCTAAGGATCGATACTTTATAAAGGTACCAATACAACTTGACTTGTGtcaaaagttttgaaattggcagaatgccaaaatggtatcaatcctcaatttggtatcgatacatCCTgaaaaaagtatcaataccttttTCATAGTATTGATACTTGTaaactttaacttaatttttgaaatatcaaAGCCAAAgttagtatcgatactttatcTGGGTATCAATACCTATTGCACTTACTTtgaaaagttacaatttggtcattattCATGCTCACGTCAActtaagagctttcataagctcgattTATTCCAGTTTTGCTTATATATTGTATTATGAATGCATTCATGATTGTAATCATGATTGAATGAATTGTTATTGAGAATTAAATGTATTTTGCTCCGGTAGTAGCATCCCATAACTCGGGTCTGGCGACCTGGttgggtgaggggtgttacatatcaGGTTACTCATGCAATCTAAACCTATGTCACATAATACCTGAGAATCCGCAACGAATGTTGGATCATGTTAAATTCTGTAATAATCCTCGTACAAGTGCGCACATGAtcctattggcatgtcaatcgtatcctaacATTTTATTAAGTTCACACGAGCATCATTTACACACGTAACGTTACCAATCCTTGTAAACAATAGTTTTCACGTGATTATCCCCTATAATTATCCATATTTCATATCATACCTTGTACATGAACACATGTTTCATTTACACGCCCCATAATTAATCAAACTTTCGTATTTGTACCCTGTACAATTACATAATAGTCAATTACCACGTAAcatttcaattcagtccatcACTAGCTATATATGCCAATTTCACTAGTGTTCCAATtatattcaaacatatatatatgaaatcaaacacaaaatttcatgtaaGATAGTAAATTCTATATGAACTTACTGTTCAAAATGTGAAAAGAGTGGATACTTTAAGGAGTAATCTGCAATTTTAACTTTTCCCTATTAACTCCACTTAAatccaaatcttgatctatacaattattttctAGAACCAATCAATACTAAACATTTTCATACTATGCCATGATATATATGATCctatatacttcaattttgattccctcatatttttcattttattaaatttagtccctaaactcgagATAAGCATAAATTTGGATTCCTAGCTTGATTAAAATCCGATTTCATATATTATCATTAGAGAActtatactttctatttctaatatattttcataacaatatttacatttattcaatttggtccctaaggTAACAAAGTtagcaaacaaacaaaattaactttacaatccagttcttttcataatctaagcttaaaatctatcaattttaagtttaattcttcaagaaatcaacaatgacaactttctaaaattttaatgattcaaatctataaaatttacatgaaaAAGTACTTAATTACCTTGAATAATAGTTGGTCGACTATTGAGTTGGATGAAAGGGTTTTTTCTTTAGGTTTTCTTTCGTTTGGACGGTGGAACAACATGGAAGATGAAAATCTTCCACttagttgttatttatatatagattagccttaattttgtttaattaaccttgtttatttaactaattaagaCATAATTAAACATAACTTAATCATAATCAAGCCTAAGTGGATTATGCCATCATCAAGTAATCTTATTGAAAAATAGTTTAGTTATCATTTTGGACTATGTTTAATTGCTATCTAAGTCTCTAAGCCTTTCGTCAATTAAAACTCcatagtgattaaattttataatttaatccacgagccttaattaactattaatttgacaaaattactcGACCAatcatcaatatatttttatactaacttcttaaatattcatatttaatatttatgagctcGGTTTATGGAAATGGAGttccaaaatcatatttttcgaTATCACTAAAAATTGAGCCATTACAAGTATGCGGAGGTGGTTTAACAATACTAAAATCCAATTACTATATAGTTTTTTCTGAACATACTCCTACatgattatgtttaaaattttgttttatacaataataatattttagttttatgacattttatttttaaaatataattaaatgttattttattagtctcatgtaattaatctaaaaattttatcgaGGACAGTAATTTCTCATACATTTTACTtactaaataattaactaaattaaaattatttattataaattaattttacataattttaactaaattacataatatttattattaattatttatattaggtCAATGACCAGTGAATGATGTCAAAGAGTAATTAGaatattagataaaattgcataagatatttattttattgctaaTTTTATTAGTAACTGTATTGTTGAATActttttgatctaacatattacatataatgatataattttaagtCTTGTTACttgtttaagaaatttttcTCAAGTAATAtcgataattttatttatactattaataaaacctctaattgagttggtgtcatagTTAACCGAGTACCAACTCAATTATGAAATGACTAATATACTCTTTTATTAAATgactattgttattattttgatagccttttatcttttcatacttttattttatatagttttaaataaaaaataaaattaacatatctaaaaatttaacccatatataatttataaacaaatcTTTTACCACTAcaccaataataattcttaagtaaacttaaacaaatttaacttttaacataaaatattttctcaccATATTTGtgtatctatactattatttaagcttcATTGAGTTGATGTCACAATTGAACCATACATAAACTTAGTTAGGAAAATTATGGAAATGACAttccgtaattaaaataaattatatttttgaaagtattttattcttttcattttaacaaaaaaaatacacatGGTGTGATTTGAATTCACaccaattgaattaataaaaccttaaatttaccacttaaataaagtttcattttaatctgttttatacatttttattttaatatgcacaatttttatttctattagttgtatatctatactattaataaaatctcGATTGAGTTGGTGCCAAGAGTTAACCGAGTACCaacctaattaaaaataactaatataCCCTCTTATTTGCAAAGTAAGATATGAGTACAAATTTGTACATAATGAGATTTGAACAAAGATCactatgcatataaaatttttcttttaccatttttgagctacacattttattatttattgtatgctattttaaacacacatatatgttttaaattcttaatttcCACATGCATACATgtgtgatagaatttctagtaataaataatattctttttcTAAGAAATCTAAACTTATGTGCTCGTATAACTACAACTTATATTACCAAACTATAATTCAAAACCGGATTAGTTAAATTGAATACTGATTGGGGTACTAGTCCGAAATAAGAGGCTAGGTTAATTCAACCGCTGACTGATAAAGAAACAATTAAACATGGttctatctttttatttatttatgaattttaataattgatgAGCCGATACAGGTCTGCAAACCTTGTACCAAGCATGACATTGGTTGAGCCTTTTGGAGTTACTCGTATCATATCAGAAACCAGAAAAACATGATTTTCATTAGTAAAATAAAGGGGAGAAACTTGATCTATTGATACAATGGATTCTAAACTTCTAATACAAAGCTCATTTCTCCATGTCTTTGGAGAAACCTGATCTGAtctgatcaaaataaaatacaaagtggactataaacaaaaataatccaTATTCAGAAGTACCTAATATTAGTACCTACATACACAATTATTATCATTTGTTCTGCTTCATTCTCTCCAAAACAAAAATGATAGAAAACAAAGATGAAAATATAAGCTTTAGCAGCAACAGCTAAACATGGTATGGAATCTACTGTGATGTCATGGGGCAGCAATCCCCTTCTTCACCAGCATATCGTAAACTCTATCGATCTTGCTTGGTTCAATCTTGAACAAGCGATGAGCATCCGCTTTCTTACTAACATTTCCATTGAAGATCTCTTCTGAAATGATCTGTAGCATCCTTAGATAAAGTGGTGGAGGTAACCGAATCTCACTGCACAGCCGCTTCTCCTGCCACCAATCCAACACAAACCATCAACAGTTTGGCTAATAGCTCCAATGAAAACTACACTAAGGTATAAGAGTGCTTGCAGATTGCAAGCAAATTCCTGCCTCAAGGCTAGACCTGTCAATCGGATATATCGGGTTGATTTTAACTTGGGTTAATATGGGTTGGGGCAAATcaggttttaaaaaatttcacgtcattttgggtttgggttgttTCGAGTTCAGGTCATTTGGGTTTGCTAATCAAGTTTTTCAGGTTGGGTCGTTTTGGGTTTGTCATTCAAGTTTGACACATGAGTTCAGGTCATTTGGGTTTGGGACATTTTTGGATTGGATCATTCTGGATTTGGGTTGTTCTGAGCTTCGATAGTTGTCCTTTTATGAAACACAAtaatttatgaatgcaattgtTTGAAACACAGCTTCAGATCCagatgaaaatatagaaattaggGATACAACATTCTTACAGTTTCAGAGAGTAACTGGGTTTCGGCGAAACCCATTATGTCCAAATCTTTAGCATAGCTTGAAGAAGCCTGTGCTGTTGGTCTTGCATTTGAGTCCTTGCCGACAGACTCGGAAGCCATGAATGAATTTGGGGCTGCCTGGCCACCTGGACCACCCTGGACTCCATCTTTTGCTCTGTGAGAACTCTCTTCAGCTTCCCGTTTCCTTTTTTGTTCAAGATATCGATCTGCTTCAGCTGATGTTCGACAACCAGCTGCTCGGGCTTCCTGCATATAGTTATTTCCCGTGACAACAATCGATGACCATATTATGAAGATTACATATTTAAACGAGGTAGAAGAAGTGGCCAAGCAGAATAGTGGGTTATAAAGCAGCAATAGCATGAATAATACCTTGAGTTCTTCGATCCTTTTTAAAGTCCGGTGCTCGGCGATAACCGTCTGAAGCAATTCGTCATGTTCTTCCTTTGAATGAAAACGCATGAAGACATCATAACGTCGGCAAAGTGCTCTCTCCTCGGGAGATAAGTCTTTCTCTATAGGATTAGGATATAACAAATTTCTTTCTAGTATGAAATCCTTTCTACGCTTCCTCTCATCCAACCTGACAGTAGATTTATTTTGAGTATGAGGTAGAGAAAAGTATTGCATAAAGGCAAATCAATTGAAACGGAACAGAATTTCCTAGACCTGAAAAGTATCGAGTCATAAGTCTTTCCCCGACCCCAAGACCTTTTCTATCCTATGAAATTTTATTCTGATATACTAATATGGACTTTACTTTTTTGCATCTTACACATTCACAAGGGTGGAATCAATTATCTCCAGCACAAATCAGATTACCAACTGCCTACCTCTTTGAATAGATACGTAACACTCGCAGCTTAAGCTCACGCTCTTCCTCAGTATCAGTGTCTTTAAATTCCATCTCAGCTAGTAACTGCTCGGCATCATTGTCGTACTCTGGATCGAACTCCTGCCTTTTGGCATTATAACCACTCAACTCAACTAAAGATGGACCTTCATTTCCTGAAGAATTTGGCTTCTTTCCCCCATAATTTCTGTCAATTTGATGATCTAAAagacaataataaaaatgaataaatactggcatttcaatatattatgaTTATGGCTCCATCCACACATAAACTTCACTGGCAGATAACAATGAATGGCGATTTGAAGCAAGTGTCATATGAATGTACAAGTATGAAACTACATATGGCTTAGTGGCATCTGGGCTATATATTACTTAGACCAGTCAATTTTGACCCAAAGCTGAAAACTCGACTAGATTAATCTGAATccaaacccaacccaacccaacccaatttgaatataaaaagtCAACAACTGGAACCCGCTCAACTGGGATCTGAAAATGACCCAGACTAGAAATGACCTGAACCAAGTGTCAACTTGAAATGACTTGACTAGCAAACCCGAAAGAATCAAACccaaaaaaatccaaatccaattGACCCAAAACAAACACAACTTGAACTTGACACGGAAATTTTAAAACCAGAATTGATCGGACCTAAAACCAATCCGAGCCCCCAGTTGAGAGGTTTAATATTACTGGAATAATGATAGTAAAAGAGaacaaagaaaaagtaaaaagataacAGACCTTCCATTTTAACATTGCCATCTTTAACCTGGTTCATGTTCGATACTTTCACAACAGTTGCCGATGCTGTGCTATTACTGCTAGAACGCGCCCCAGACTCTACATCTAAAGTTTGCAGAAACAAGGCAGAGAGCACGAGGATCACAGTGATTAGATTATCAGTGCCCacactaaataaataaagtatctCCCAgcagggaaaagaaaagatatatcAATGCTCACCTGCATTTAAGCCAGACATTATTCGGCCACAATTACTGCCTTCAACTCTgggaaaatcaataaaattcacaTAAGAAATGGCACAGATGAACAAAGAGGATACATACAGAGAGGAGAATGGTGGTTATACTTGACTCTTGAAGGTGAAAAAGGAGATTCTTCTTTCACTGAAAGCTCCCCAAGCATAGTTCCTACAAAGCTCACGATAAGTTAGTAATggtaagaaattttattaacagCAGGcatcaataataattaagttcACTGTTGTTACGTTCTCTAGAGAGAATTTTTCTACCATGTAAATGCAAGATAGTTTCAAGCAAAAggggaaagaaaatgaatccaAGGCTTACGACTCCTAGCACTTACAAATTTCCCTTCACCAATATCACCAAATAAAAAGCAGGGGGGTGGGGGGGTGGGTGAAGACATATTTAAGATTATAAAAAGGAGACGAACTGAAAAAAGACACTAACCTTTCTTGTCCTCAGTATGCCCTTTAGCCATTGCAAGAagctcttttctattttttccaaCAACGTGAGACATATCCTTTGAAAAACTCAAGTTGTCAGATCTTTATTATATGCACAGAAAGGCACAACTAATAAGGGATTTGATAGTTCTTATACCGGAAGAGGGAAGAACGGGGACTTCATATAAACATTAGTATAGTGGTCAATGCACTTCTCCTTACTCTTTGTGCCCACATGTTCAGCTACTTCTGCCCAGTTTCCGA
The window above is part of the Gossypium raimondii isolate GPD5lz chromosome 9, ASM2569854v1, whole genome shotgun sequence genome. Proteins encoded here:
- the LOC105798923 gene encoding transcriptional adapter ADA2b isoform X2 → MDNLSFPLICPDWNADDEILLLEGIEMYGLGNWAEVAEHVGTKSKEKCIDHYTNVYMKSPFFPLPDMSHVVGKNRKELLAMAKGHTEDKKGTMLGELSVKEESPFSPSRVKVEGSNCGRIMSGLNADVESGARSSSNSTASATVVKVSNMNQVKDGNVKMEDHQIDRNYGGKKPNSSGNEGPSLVELSGYNAKRQEFDPEYDNDAEQLLAEMEFKDTDTEEERELKLRVLRIYSKRLDERKRRKDFILERNLLYPNPIEKDLSPEERALCRRYDVFMRFHSKEEHDELLQTVIAEHRTLKRIEELKEARAAGCRTSAEADRYLEQKRKREAEESSHRAKDGVQGGPGGQAAPNSFMASESVGKDSNARPTAQASSSYAKDLDIMGFAETQLLSETEKRLCSEIRLPPPLYLRMLQIISEEIFNGNVSKKADAHRLFKIEPSKIDRVYDMLVKKGIAAP
- the LOC105798923 gene encoding transcriptional adapter ADA2b isoform X1 codes for the protein MGRSRGNFHSADEDPTQRSRRKKNASAGENLESSSSGQGTSEGKRALYHCNYCNKDITGKIRIKCAICPDFDLCIECFSVGAEVSPHKSCHLYRVMDNLSFPLICPDWNADDEILLLEGIEMYGLGNWAEVAEHVGTKSKEKCIDHYTNVYMKSPFFPLPDMSHVVGKNRKELLAMAKGHTEDKKGTMLGELSVKEESPFSPSRVKVEGSNCGRIMSGLNADVESGARSSSNSTASATVVKVSNMNQVKDGNVKMEDHQIDRNYGGKKPNSSGNEGPSLVELSGYNAKRQEFDPEYDNDAEQLLAEMEFKDTDTEEERELKLRVLRIYSKRLDERKRRKDFILERNLLYPNPIEKDLSPEERALCRRYDVFMRFHSKEEHDELLQTVIAEHRTLKRIEELKEARAAGCRTSAEADRYLEQKRKREAEESSHRAKDGVQGGPGGQAAPNSFMASESVGKDSNARPTAQASSSYAKDLDIMGFAETQLLSETEKRLCSEIRLPPPLYLRMLQIISEEIFNGNVSKKADAHRLFKIEPSKIDRVYDMLVKKGIAAP